The Cardiocondyla obscurior isolate alpha-2009 linkage group LG24, Cobs3.1, whole genome shotgun sequence sequence AGTCGGAACAAGTTAAAGCCCAAGTTGTCTTGAACGTTTTGGTCCGAAAGTCGATTggattaaattgtttttccgcatatttatatattacttatatcgtgttaatcaataaaatcaatttctagggcattcaattatttttttttttttttttttttttttgaaaaactgGAAATACatggataattaaatttaaaataatgtaaagatCAGTGAATCAGAATTATAACATTATgacattttcaattattaataatcaaatataaaattaactctTCATATGCACATTAAAATACTCTTTTTAGGAATGCAATATTAAGGTCAGGAATGGCAGTATTCGGATAAATATTTGATGATGAAAATACGCGAACCATGAATGAGTTAAGCCGGATTGTTAAATGgcatttttagaaaatttaaagcaAATGATTGCCTGGAGCTTGAGATAGCCGCGCATTATCAATAGAAAGGCCTGTTTGCCAACTGAAAGAATACGCCTGACCTATCTTTTCTTCGCTATTCAGTACCAGTAGTAATTATGTACGGTCAAGATACAGATGATTAGCAAGCGCTTTCTAGACAGTCTTATCTTACCTTGCCGGCAATTACCGCTTGAACCGAAAGTACATTGGCGGCTTTATGATATTCCAGAACTTCACCTGGCAGCACATGACCGACACCGGGATCAAACCACACCAATTCACCCTGCAAATAATATCATTATATttcaagtaaatttaaaaatcaaatttgtacatatattaatttcaaatattgttttaaataaggAAGGAGAGAGATGAGTCTcgtagatattaatattttatcctaatatttctttttttattcagagCTCAAACCGTTTTCATGTTCCACGACGGGGATCTACGTGTCACAGAGGCttgtatctttctttttccagtGCAGAAGCCGAATATAGATGACGATGCATCCGGAGAGTAAGAATGGACTCTGTTTACGTCGCTGAAAGTTCTGACGTGCGTCGGAACCCGAGATGCCGTTTTCCTCACGTAATTTGACCTCTCTTTGCTCTGTTTCGTCAATACTCCGCTGGTCGAGACTCTCCTCTGCTCGTCCGTGTTCCGCGCCGGAGGATTCCCCGTCGACGTCTTTCGCTTGCTCTTCATGTAGCTCGGCAGCGTCGTTGATCTCACCTCCGTCCTCGAACCTCTTTCCGTTTGCCCTTTCGTCGACAGTTCGGTCTGCGATTTCGGTCGGCAACTCGCATTTCTCTCGCTAGTCCACGTGGAATCTTTATCGACGCAACTATTTCGGGACCAAGAATCCGTTTTTGAGGTTTTTCTCGCGGACCAAGTGGAATCTATGCGACACGTTCTACCATCCGCGAGATTGCTTCTTTCCGTTTTAAAATTACGCAGTCGATCAATGTCCGCCTTGGACACCAATATAGCGTCGTGCTTTACCCTGACCACGTCCTGATCTCGATCCTGATGCATCCTTCGATCCAAGGAATCCATTTGGTTCACGTTGCCGATTATTCTGCGCCTGGACATCGTTTTGTCGATTGGTTCCAGTCTCTCCTTGTGAGAAGCTTGCATGGAGGTTTTGCGCGTCATCTTGACGTAAACGTCGTCGCGAGATACGTCGTTGTATTTAGACCGATCGGGAGAATCAGGAACGGGATCTCGCAGTCGCCTGACGGCCTTCGTCGAGGTGTCCCCGCTTCCACTTGCCTTCGTCTTCGAGAATCTCGTTAGAGTGCTCGAAGGAGTCGCAGAGTCGCGCGACGTCGCCGTCCCGGTTGGTAGCGACATTTTCCTCCGCCGAATTCTTCCGTAGATCGGTGCTTCTCTCCCAACGGTCTCTCTCGTCCGCGTAGAATATTCTTCTAGCCGAGACGTTTTAGAAGCGTGTATAATCTTTGGTAAAGTCGACGGCCGCGGAAGCTCGCGATCCTCCTTCGTCGGCCGACCGGAACTCGCCAAGTCCGAGAACGCCTTCGTAACATCTTTCAGCTGCGAGTTCGCCTCTATGCTCGCGCGACGTCGTAAAATATCCTGCCTCGACACTTTCTTCGAAAGCGAAGAAGCGCGCTCGGTTTCCTGACGAGCCTTCCTACCGATCGACGGGAGGGTTCTCGGTCTTGCTTCTATTTCATCTCTTTCCGATCCAAGATAGAGCGCTTCGGCGTCATCTTTGGCACACCTGCGTCGCAGAATCTCTTTTCTAGAGACCGCTAGGCCGCCGCGCGGCACCGTGTAAAAGATCTCGCGGTCATTTCTCGCGACGGTCGCGCGGTGATCGTTCTGAGACGGCCGCCGACCGGAAGATCGGTACTGTCTGCCGCCTGCTTCCGGCGCGCAAAAATCGAGGACAGAATTCGAATCTGGGTCTGGGCCGCCGCCGTTGCCACTCGCATTATGCAACGCGCGTCCGCCGCGGTCGCCGGATAACGGTTCCGTGCTCACGTAGAAAGCTTCCGAAGTATGTGGCGAAAAGTGACTCCGCGGGGTCGATGATCGACCCGCGGACCAGCGTCGTCGTTGCTGCTGCCTCGATTCCGCATCGGCCATCGCTGCCGGAGACATCGGTGATCGGCCGCGGGCGTTCATGCGCGAGCCAACTACGCGCGGCACTTGCCCTCTCGCCTGGGACTTATCTCGTCGCGTAATCGCGGAAGACCTCGTTGTGGAAGACTTGTATCGACAGTTGGATTCCTCGAGATTTTGCCAACTTTCTATCAGATTCAAACGCTCATCCATGTCTCGAAAGCACCATATTCGACGAAACACCGATTACGAAAAGTCTTACGTTTCCTTCTCTCGctgtcatttcttttttaaacaacaaCGTGCGgtataattgcattttttctcatttaaagCATCGCCGATAGcagctctttctctcgttcaaATTCACTCAATTTGAATAACTACCTCGTCGTGGATGACGAACGCATGTGGGATTTCAAGTCAATGCCCGCTGCGCTAACTCTCGAATACGTCGAAGGTATCGAACGCACGAGACACGTCCTTCTACTCGCGAGAATCATCTAAagaatttttctcaaatatgAAACTTATCAACGGAAAGAAATAGTACGGGCATCTtgacattatttaatatattttatcactGATTACGTACAACATTTGctatcttctcttttcttattCGTGAAAATCGCTCTTGTGTAACGCAATTTAAACATCGTTCGTTAGAAAAAATGAAGCGAGAAACTTAATCGAGCACATCGTGAACGCGAACAAATGTTTAACTAGTCGGCGATCGTTTATTTAGCGTCGAGAAAACTGCTTCTCCGTGCAACTGCaaagtcgcgttcgcgagCAGTAAAACAATGTCGTAAAAATTTCTCGCTTCCACTCGAGACGTCCGATGAAATCGTCAAATATTTCAGTCTAAGCTATCGCCGATCTCACATTCTTTCTCCGTTGATCTTCTCCACGCCGATGTGTATTTCCGCGTGCCGTTTTTCATTCTTCCGTCCACCGCGAGCCTTTTTTCCGCATTTCAGAACTTTATTTACACAAGTCCGAATCTTATCGAGGAGTCTCGTCACGATCGGCTATCGCGACCCATAGCGCGTCATCGCGCGCATGTCAAATTCGGTTTAAAGAAGTTAGGAGGCCACGCGGGCTATCGGGCTCATTAGGTCAGTGGGCAAAAGTTCGCCTCTGCACACGCGGAATTCGTTAACGATCCCGCCGATGGTTCTCGCCGTTTCTCTCGCGATTTGGCTGTAAGCGCCGCGAAACCTCCTCGGCTTCGGACCCTCGGAGGAGACGCACATCGGGCGGAAGAGACCCTTTGCCTCGCGGGGCCAAAGATGATTCGCGCGATGCTGACGCTAGGATGTTCGACGCGTTACTGGAACTTGCAGTTCTTCCTTCCCTCTCCGCAACAATTGCCTCGCGGCACACGCAGTGGCGtatatgcaattttaattgagCCACGCTAATTAGGCCGTGCCCGAAAGCGGCCCATATTCCGCGATTGAATACGCCGCCTCTAATCGCGCTGGCGGATCGGCACTTTCCCGCGTTCCTCTCGCCACTTTATCCGACCGATCGGTGGTCCACGTCCTCCACCGGGAACTCCTACGCGACGCGCTTCGTCCGTTACCCCACGATTTGACGTGATGAAATCATAAGTTGCCGGCGCCAGTGGATCGAAGCGCTTTGGGGTGGAACCAAGCGTGCCTCTCttcttatataaattacgcgctaaatgcgcgcgcgtgtgcaaCCACGTACATTTGCGCGCGTGTTGgtataatattacatacgATGTAACTACGGCAGGCGCAAGAACGCGCGAAGGGAAGCTATTCTGCCTAGCGGCCGTAGCGAGTTGCAGAAGAGCGATAGAAATTGCCGATTGCGGAGCGCGGCGAGCGCAACCGCAGGAGATGACACGATTgcctcctcttcttctcgcAGAATTGATTTATCGACGTTAAACAGATCTTCCGGCGTTAcgtaacgttttttttttttaattatttggtCTTTGGCCTTCAAGTTAAAGAGAAAGACGAGGGAAACAACGATTCGAAAATACCTCACAGCTCGTTAAATCCTTAGCGTTTCGCGTCTTCATTTTTTGATAACGCAGGTTATTTAGTATCCGTTTCAATTTCGTTAATGCCCTTCTCCTACGCTCGCTCGTCGGAGCGCGAGAAACGCTTCCTTAATTATTCCACCGCTCATTATCCACCATTGGATGCGCGGGGAGCGAAGTAAAAGTGAGAAGCCATTGCGCCAGTTGGCTCGCGATACATTTCAAATACATTCGcggcaagaaaaagaaacgtttatATTCGCCTTTGCCGTTGTCGTTTGTAAGTGCTGTTCATTTTCAAAAGTGATCAGGCTCCAGCGCGAATCGAGTTTCGTCCACAAACGTTACCGTCGCGACTCGTGATTACTCTCTAATTTTGCAAAAGTCATCGGCTGATCATCTTTTaccgtttaaaatattttcagaaaagTGCACACACTTGAACAATCAATACACTGGCGATTTTTTCGAGTTTCcagcagttaaaaaaaaagactcatCCCTCGGACTTAAAGTGCTTTTTCAATTCTACGAAATCGAAGACGATCGGTGTGCGGATCGATCGTTGACTAAACGTCGAAAGACCGTCGGACGAGGCGTTGGAAAGTGGTTGCCGTGCCGCGAGTGGCAATGCAATTGCGTGTGCGCAGATCATTGACTCCGACCACGCAGCGAGATCCCATGTATCGTGGTAGTGACCACATAAACATTGTGCAACCCCGTGACAATTGAAAATAACCTGGAAGTTTACGGATTGGAAATCGCAGCGGGCCGATCCTTCGAAGACCAGACTCTTCTCGTTTACTTGGCTCTTCGAAGAGCCACTAATTTTCAGAGTTGACGCAAGATTAATAAACCCGAACGGATGAGAccttttataactttttccCGATGCTTCATTCGATTGCAAACTTTCTTTGATAACATGTTCGTGTAACTTTCAAATTCTCGGCGCTTAATTCACGCAATACCTGCTAGTGCGTTTATTACAGCCGTTTAAAAACGACGTGTACGGCCTTTCGAGATAGCTAACAAATGTCAACTCACCTTTTGCCACTCAGCGTACATCTTGGCGCGGCGTTAAGTCAACCTCCGTGTGAAAGTATCCGTATCATTTTGCGGCAATCGGTTctaatctgaaaaaaaaaaaaaaaaacagctgaattaattattgGCTGCTTGAGCCTCGAAATTCGAAACTGACTCGGACGCGATACCGTTCGAGCTGTCCCTCAGCTTTCAATGTCAGATCTTACGCGCTCGCGTCGAAGAACATTACGCCATCGCCACTTGTAACGGAAACATCGCCCCGCGCCGCTATATCCAGTTATCCCTCCCAATCATCCCGCAACTTCCGGCACAGTTTAAAGAATGCTGCTTATTCTCAGCCCGGAGGTTCTTTATTTCCGACGACGTGCCTGATATCCCCGCGccgtttaattattacctattttatttaattttattcggaaCAAGTAACTCTGAGGTTGAAGTTACATTATTAAAGACAAAGATTTTACTATCGCGAGCGCAAAGAGTCCTCGTTAAAAATTCAGATAATCTTTGTAATGTTATTTCGACCCGTGCTCAAAGCGAACGTTGGTTCGGTGCGCGAGCGCGGCACGATATCGATCATAATTACACGTTCGGAAATATGGGAAGTGTCGCAACGAGTATTCAGATCCGCGAGATCGAGATACACCCGACCACGCGCACGTCTCTGTGTCTACGACGTGTACAAGATGCATACCTATAAATACCGTGTCTTCCACCGCGCATGACATCATTGTCCTGGTTGCAAATTGCACAAAAATAAgtctgggttttttttttttctttttagtcgCATTAAAATCTTTCGACGATTACAGAGCGCAAACCGAACAAAGATCACGAAAGACATGTCACTTTCTCTTTCAATTCCGTCAATTATATTGTCTCGTAGAAATCGACATCCACATCTTTACTTCGTTAGCTATTACAATTCCCTTTGTACTAAGAATTATCATTTTTGTTGTTATTATACCATATTtcatatacatttaatttatgtttaaataaaatgttcatTCATTCATTGAATTTCTAAGTTCGAAGAGATGTTGGAAACTCACTATTCAAGTTTACCTCGTTCTCAATTTCATCATTTATGTTATTTCTTAATAGAGCGAATCATGCATGTCTTTATTTCACTCTATCGTAATTCCACATATAATTTCCTTGTAACTTTTGctgcaacaattttttaattaattttatcgttattgcaaaaatttcaaagcaaataattttataaaattcaagtTTATCTTACTTTAAACGTCATTATTTAGGTAcagggttttttttaatttaataattaacgtaatatgccttcgtttaattatttttgcagcaTACTTTTCACCTTTCGTTATTCGCTTTTCTAACTTTTGAAATAGTTGgctttaaaactaaatttttaggTTGTAAATTGTTGTTCTCAAGGTTGGAGATGGTAGCCTCGTAAACCTACCGTGCGAGTCGTCGAGCCCTGTGGTTCACGGTGCGGCATGTGAGCACGCTTACACGGCGAGTGCGGCGCGGATAAATCTCTACCGCTAAGGCTTCCAGTAAAAGTAGCAAACTACCGGCGTCCTTCTCCGGCGTGTTCACCGCGGAATGCATTTCGCAATTTTATGCTAATTTGGTTAGTCACCCTCGATCGACGACGTGCTCGCGAGCTCGCAGCTGCGAGAAGACGCGTGGGTCGGATCCGATAGAAACGAGATAGGTGACGAAGACAATGGCAACGACAGGGATTTCGTCTTTCGACACCGACGGCTGTTTATTGTCCGCGACGTCTCTTATCGTCGGCCCTTTCGGCGACCTCTGGGCTCGTCGGAAATCGGTAAAACGGCTAACCGGTTTCGCGAAACGATATTCGCGTCGTGCGATATTCATCCTCATCTTTTAACTATGGGTTTCGCGTGAGGATCGACGCACATCACGAGTGTCATGTGCTAAAACCGCCCGTCGTCgcggcaaatgccatatctgcttctTCGGTGCACATTGCTCCACTGCGAGTAAGTAAAGGTAAGATCTCGAGGGACAataaatctctctttttctctttctctctctctttctttcttcctctctttgcaACGGCAATTTCGTAGCGAGCGTTAATAGCGGCGAGAGAATAGGAACTTGGCGATGCAAGTTATCCAGGTCAGACAGAGAAAGCAGGAGCCCGGCCGCGCGGTGATACAAGGATCTTATGTAATTCATAAACGCGCCTCTCTCGCGGCTATCGAGAGTCAGAACCGGCAGATTAATCGCGCGAGCGTGCATATAGGCCGGTTGGTTTCAAAGTCACCGTAGTCTCGCCCGGTCGAACCGCGTGCCGCTGCGCATCAAATCGAGCGTATCTGTCCGACTGAAATTCAGCCAGTGGCCGATAAGAAAGCCAGCTTTTAGGAagcactttctctctctctgaacttttattattcgctTCGTATCACTGACAATCGAACTTTCGTGCTACGCCACGGCCGGCGAGCCGTTATTCGCGTGCGCGACCGCGACCGCGACCGCGCCGCGGTTTCTTCGGCGTCAATCATTTCCGCTTGTCCATAAACGCAACATTACGAGTCTTAAAAATTGGACTCAATGCTCCAGTGAAACTTATGGCATTTCTAACAATTGATTATGCAGAATTTTCTCTAGTATCATTCATCGATGTTAACGTTATTATCGTTTCGCGGCAGGGAATAAATCGCGAGAAAGTTGCG is a genomic window containing:
- the LOC139111527 gene encoding uncharacterized protein; translation: MADAESRQQQRRRWSAGRSSTPRSHFSPHTSEAFYVSTEPLSGDRGGRALHNASGNGGGPDPDSNSVLDFCAPEAGGRQYRSSGRRPSQNDHRATVARNDREIFYTVPRGGLAVSRKEILRRRCAKDDAEALYLGSERDEIEARPRTLPSIGRKARQETERASSLSKKVSRQDILRRRASIEANSQLKDVTKAFSDLASSGRPTKEDRELPRPSTLPKIIHASKTSRLEEYSTRTRETVGREAPIYGRIRRRKMSLPTGTATSRDSATPSSTLTRFSKTKASGSGDTSTKAVRRLRDPVPDSPDRSKYNDVSRDDVYVKMTRKTSMQASHKERLEPIDKTMSRRRIIGNVNQMDSLDRRMHQDRDQDVVRVKHDAILVSKADIDRLRNFKTERSNLADGRTCRIDSTWSARKTSKTDSWSRNSCVDKDSTWTSERNASCRPKSQTELSTKGQTERGSRTEVRSTTLPSYMKSKRKTSTGNPPARNTDEQRRVSTSGVLTKQSKERSNYVRKTASRVPTHVRTFSDVNRVHSYSPDASSSIFGFCTGKRKIQASVTRRSPSWNMKTV